In Nicotiana tabacum cultivar K326 chromosome 21, ASM71507v2, whole genome shotgun sequence, one DNA window encodes the following:
- the LOC107787406 gene encoding 65-kDa microtubule-associated protein 1-like translates to MAEVDAENPVLVLGETTCGSLLQQLQQIWDEVGQTDDEWHEMLLQIDRECLDVYKRKVDQAVKSRAHLLEALADAKIELCRLLAALGEKTYAGIPEKASGSIKEQLAAIAPALENLWKQKEDRVKEFFNVQAQIEKISSEIAGISEHVENPKVDESDLSLKKLDEFQAQLQELQKEKSERLHKVLEFVSTIHDLCAVLGLDFFSTITEVHPSLNDSTGVQSQSISNDTLSNLSRTVLALMEDKKQRLQKLQELATQLIDLWNLMDTPEEERSLFDHVTCNISASVDEVSIPGALALDLIEQAEVEVERLDQLKASRMKEIAFKKQAVLEEIFAHAHIEIDSEAARQKIMALIESGNIEPAELLTDMDNQIVKANEEAHSRKEILEKVEKWMAACEEESWLEDYNRDQNRYNASRGAHLNLKRAEKARILVNKIPALVDSLIAKTRAWEQDRDTTFTYDGVPLLAMLDEYMMLRHDREEERRRLRDQKKFHEQISKEPETPFGSTPSPARPLGTQKVVGPRANGSANGSANRRLSLNSHQNGSRSTTKDGKRDHSRKVAPVNNFAISKDDAASHISGTERIPSTP, encoded by the exons ATGGCAGAAGTGGATGCTGAAAATCCTGTTCTTGTTCTTGGAGAAACAACTTGTGGTTCTCTACTACAACAGTTGCAG CAAATTTGGGATGAGGTTGGTCAAACTGATGACGAGTGGCATGAGATGCTTCTTCAGATAGACAGAGAGTGCTTGGATGTCTACAAGAGAAAGGTTGACCAAGCAGTGAAGTCACGGGCTCACCTTCTGGAGGCATTGGCAGATGCCAAAATTGAACTCTGCAGGCTGCTAGCAGCACTTGGAGAGAAAACATATGCTGGAATT CCTGAGAAGGCTTCAGGCTCAATCAAGGAACAACTTGCAGCTATAGCACCAGCTCTGGAAAACTTGTGGAAACAGAAAGAGGATAGGGTAAAAGAGTTCTTCAATGTACAAGCGCAAATTGAAAAGATTAGCAGTGAGATTGCTGGGATTAGCGAGCATGTAGAGAATCCTAAAGTAGATGAGTCTGATTTATCTCTGAAGAAGTTGGATGAATTTCAAGCACAACTTCAAGAGCTTCAAAAAGAAAAG AGTGAGAGACTGCACAAAGTCCTTGAATTCGTGAGCACCATACATGATCTATGTGCTGTTCTTGGCTTGGACTTCTTTAGTACTATCACTGAAGTTCACCCAAGCCTGAATGATTCTACTGGTGTACAATCTCAAAGTATAAGCAATGACACATTATCAAATCTGTCAAGAACCGTCTTAGCATTAATGGAAGATAAGAAGCAAAGACTGCAGAAG CTTCAAGAATTAGCAACTCAGCTGATTGACTTATGGAATTTGATGGATACACCTGAAGAAGAAAGAAGCTTGTTTGACCATGTTACCTGCAACATATCGGCTTCAGTTGATGAAGTGTCTATTCCTGGGGCTCTTGCTCTTGATCTGATTGAACAG GCTGAAGTGGAAGTTGAAAGACTTGATCAGCTAAAAGCTAGCAGGATGAAGGAGATTGCTTTCAAAAAGCAGGCAGTGCTTGAAGAGATTTTTGCTCATGCTCACATAGAGATTGACTCTGAGGCTGCTCGACAGAAGATTATGGCACTAATTGAATCAGGGAATATTGAGCCTGCTGAGTTACTCACAGACATGGACAACCAGATTGTAAAAGCGAATGAAGAGGCTCATAGCAGGAAAGAAATATTGGAAAAAGTTGAGAAATGGATGGCAGCTTGCGAAGAAGAGAGCTGGCTTGAAGACTACAACAGG GATCAGAACCGGTATAATGCAAGCAGAGGTGCACACTTAAATTTGAAGAGGGCCGAAAAGGCTCGGATATTGGTCAACAAAATTCCAG CTCTTGTGGACTCCTTGATTGCTAAAACAAGAGCATGGGAACAAGATCGCGACACCACGTTCACATATGACGGTGTTCCGCTGCTTGCCATGCTAGACGAATATATGATGCTCAGGCATGatagagaagaagagagaagaaggtTGCGG GACCAGAAGAAGTTCCATGAGCAGATAAGCAAAGAACCAGAAACACCATTTGGATCAACACCAAGCCCTGCTCGACCACTTGGTACACAGAAGGTGGTGGGTCCACGAGCAAATGGGAGCGCCAATGGGTCAGCCAACAGAAGGCTGTCTCTTAATTCGCACCAAAATGGTTCCAGGTCAACAACTAAAGATGGGAAGAGAGACCACTCAAGAAAGGTGGCTCCTGTGAACAATTTTGCCATTTCAAAAGATGATGCAGCCTCTCACATTTCTGGAACTGAACGTATTCCCAGCACACCATAG